One genomic region from Kineosporia corallincola encodes:
- a CDS encoding GNAT family N-acetyltransferase → MDTAAVLTAFDEQLRRAGEGEGADNPEPERAPARVLNTVKPEWAAVTWSRLTEQDADEVIKAQLDRLSHLTTDWEWKYYSYDTPADLPSRLRAAGLSEEPAEALMVADLRELELTGPPEGVRIEPVTDAAGIDMMVAVHEQAFGGDHRAWGDALLRQLEEADPAAPPTVAAFVAMAGDLPISAGRVNFHPGTDFASIWGGSTIPQWRRRGVFRALVSRRAGMAVDLGYRYLRVDAADMSRPILARMGFSEIATTIPFIHHATATGSAG, encoded by the coding sequence ATGGACACTGCCGCGGTTCTGACCGCCTTCGACGAACAACTGCGCCGCGCCGGAGAGGGCGAGGGCGCCGACAACCCCGAGCCCGAGCGCGCACCCGCTCGGGTGCTGAACACGGTGAAGCCGGAATGGGCGGCCGTCACCTGGTCGCGACTGACCGAGCAGGACGCCGACGAGGTGATCAAGGCGCAGCTGGACCGGCTGTCGCACCTGACCACCGACTGGGAGTGGAAGTACTACTCCTACGACACCCCGGCCGACCTGCCCTCCCGGCTGCGCGCGGCCGGGCTCAGCGAGGAGCCGGCCGAGGCCCTGATGGTGGCCGACCTGCGCGAGCTGGAGCTCACCGGGCCGCCGGAGGGAGTGCGCATCGAGCCGGTCACCGACGCCGCCGGCATCGACATGATGGTGGCCGTGCACGAGCAGGCCTTCGGCGGCGACCACCGGGCCTGGGGTGACGCCCTGCTGCGCCAGCTGGAGGAGGCCGACCCGGCCGCACCGCCCACCGTGGCCGCGTTCGTCGCGATGGCCGGCGATCTGCCGATCTCGGCCGGTCGCGTGAACTTTCACCCCGGCACGGATTTCGCCAGCATCTGGGGCGGTTCCACGATCCCGCAGTGGCGGCGGCGCGGCGTGTTCCGGGCCTTGGTCAGCCGGCGTGCGGGCATGGCCGTCGATCTCGGCTACCGCTATCTGCGGGTGGACGCCGCGGACATGAGCCGCCCGATCCTCGCCCGGATGGGCTTCAGCGAGATCGCCACCACCATCCCGTTCATCCACCACGCGACCGCCACCGGCTCGGCGGGCTGA
- the dinB gene encoding DNA polymerase IV, translating to MYSGAAILHADLDAFYASVEQLLDPSLRGRPIAVGGSAAGGVVLAASYEAKRFGVSGGMPGRRARELCPRITFVRGHFDRYQQLADGVMAILRDVTPVIERISIDEAFLDVSGSVHLFGPPDVIADQLRRRVRREIGLPISIGVARTKHLAKVASQVAKPDGLVLVAPEREREFLDPLPVALIWGIGPVAQARLRSEGIHTIGQLAATSPASVRRLLGEAAGGKLSALALNEDPRRVTGATRARSVGAQSAMGRQPATPDTVRAVLGHLADRVAVRLRAKHRAGRTVTVRVRYPGMRSVTRSLTLGEPVAATLTLTEIAEQLAWQALHEESQRRPGEQVQISLLAVSVSNLVARHAVQQELAVPPGDPRREGSEAGAARLAVDTSMDAVRARFGRGAVGYLPAMSRGGVPDDFRELAEKEV from the coding sequence ATGTATTCGGGGGCGGCGATTCTGCATGCTGATCTGGACGCGTTCTACGCGTCGGTCGAGCAGTTGCTCGATCCCTCGCTGCGCGGGCGGCCGATCGCGGTCGGGGGCAGTGCGGCCGGTGGGGTGGTGCTCGCGGCCTCGTACGAGGCCAAGCGGTTCGGGGTGTCCGGCGGCATGCCCGGCCGGCGGGCCCGCGAGCTGTGCCCACGGATCACCTTCGTGCGCGGGCATTTCGACCGTTACCAGCAGCTGGCCGACGGGGTGATGGCGATCCTGCGCGACGTCACGCCGGTGATCGAGCGCATCTCGATCGACGAGGCGTTTCTCGACGTGTCCGGCTCGGTGCACCTGTTCGGCCCGCCCGACGTGATCGCCGACCAGCTGCGGCGGCGGGTGCGGCGCGAGATCGGGCTGCCGATCTCGATCGGGGTGGCCCGCACCAAGCACCTGGCCAAGGTGGCCTCGCAGGTGGCCAAGCCCGACGGGCTGGTGCTGGTGGCGCCGGAGCGCGAGCGGGAGTTCCTCGACCCGCTGCCGGTCGCGCTGATCTGGGGCATCGGGCCGGTGGCCCAGGCCCGGCTCCGGTCCGAGGGCATTCACACCATCGGCCAGCTGGCCGCCACCTCGCCGGCGTCGGTGCGCCGGCTGCTCGGCGAGGCGGCCGGCGGCAAGCTCAGTGCCCTGGCCCTCAACGAAGACCCGCGGCGGGTCACCGGCGCCACCCGGGCCCGCTCGGTCGGGGCACAGTCGGCGATGGGGCGGCAGCCGGCCACGCCCGACACGGTCCGGGCGGTGCTCGGGCATCTCGCCGACCGGGTGGCGGTGCGGTTGCGGGCGAAACACCGTGCAGGGCGCACGGTCACGGTGCGGGTGCGCTATCCGGGCATGCGCTCGGTCACCCGCTCACTCACCCTCGGCGAGCCGGTGGCGGCCACGCTCACGCTGACCGAGATCGCCGAGCAGCTGGCCTGGCAGGCGCTGCACGAGGAGTCGCAGCGCCGGCCGGGGGAGCAGGTGCAGATCAGCCTCCTGGCCGTCTCGGTGTCCAACCTGGTGGCGCGGCACGCGGTGCAGCAGGAGCTGGCCGTCCCGCCCGGCGACCCGCGGCGTGAGGGCAGCGAGGCCGGCGCCGCCCGGCTGGCCGTCGACACCTCGATGGACGCCGTGCGGGCCCGGTTCGGCCGTGGCGCCGTGGGTTACCTGCCGGCGATGTCGCGGGGCGGGGTGCCCGACGACTTCCGCGAGCTGGCCGAGAAGGAGGTGTAG
- a CDS encoding DegT/DnrJ/EryC1/StrS family aminotransferase, which yields MTAIDDPLGLAPDAPLFAAWLRMSIDVRNGHTRFFSIPGHKQRPGLTGPIVHGDLPLYAGLDTLGGLDALRRAEARAARLWGVDWCRFSVGGSTHANQAAALAIGAPGDTVIVSRTLHRSMLSGLILAGLRPVWVYPDLDPRHGLPLGVPAAAVRAALAANPGAKAVLVGDPSYVGTTGDVAWLAAAAHAAGVPLIVDGAWAAHFGFHPDYPRHALALGADALVLSAHKTLPAMGQAALLLARTTRDGGLLDPSRLERGFESGHTTSPSGAILASTDAARAVLAGHGTRLLGDLLRLRAVATEKLRAVAGLEILTGDHVDRPSSSSGCPAPARSGPGSISACAQPVSPSRWPTATLWCRC from the coding sequence GTGACCGCAATCGACGACCCGCTCGGCCTGGCCCCCGACGCCCCGCTGTTCGCCGCCTGGCTGCGGATGTCCATCGACGTGCGGAACGGGCACACCCGGTTCTTCAGCATCCCCGGCCACAAGCAGCGTCCCGGGCTGACCGGGCCGATCGTGCACGGCGACCTCCCGCTCTACGCCGGGCTCGACACCCTGGGCGGGCTGGACGCGCTCCGGCGGGCCGAGGCCCGGGCGGCGCGGCTGTGGGGTGTGGACTGGTGCCGGTTCTCGGTCGGCGGCTCGACCCACGCCAACCAGGCCGCAGCTCTGGCGATCGGCGCACCGGGCGACACCGTGATCGTCTCCCGCACCCTGCACCGTTCCATGCTCAGCGGCCTGATCCTGGCCGGCCTGCGCCCGGTCTGGGTGTACCCCGATCTCGATCCCCGGCACGGGCTGCCGCTCGGCGTTCCCGCCGCGGCGGTCCGTGCCGCGCTGGCGGCGAACCCCGGGGCGAAAGCCGTTCTGGTGGGCGACCCCTCGTACGTCGGCACCACCGGCGACGTGGCCTGGCTGGCCGCCGCCGCGCACGCCGCAGGGGTGCCGCTGATCGTGGACGGCGCCTGGGCCGCACACTTCGGGTTCCACCCGGACTACCCTCGGCACGCCCTCGCCCTGGGGGCCGACGCGCTGGTACTCAGCGCCCACAAGACGCTCCCGGCGATGGGCCAGGCCGCACTGCTGCTGGCCCGCACCACCCGGGACGGTGGTCTGCTCGATCCCTCGCGCTTGGAAAGGGGTTTCGAGTCCGGGCATACCACCAGCCCGTCCGGGGCGATCCTGGCCAGCACCGACGCGGCGCGCGCCGTGCTGGCCGGGCACGGCACCCGCCTGCTGGGCGACCTGCTCCGGCTACGTGCGGTCGCCACCGAAAAGCTCCGCGCGGTGGCCGGTCTGGAGATCCTGACCGGCGATCACGTCGACCGGCCAAGCTCGTCATCCGGCTGCCCGGCACCGGCGCGTTCGGGTCCCGGGTCGATCAGCGCCTGCGCGCAGCCGGTTTCACCGTCGAGATGGCCGACCGCGACACTCTGGTGCCGATGCTGA
- a CDS encoding DEAD/DEAH box helicase, protein MTPGSNTASLFDTPGPAHASSSAASQLPPAFPNRAAWGTSSKLRAWQQAALDKYLTTQPRDFLAVATPGAGKTTFALRIATELLQRRIVQRVTVVCPTEHLKRQWADAAERVGIHLDPNYSNAQGAHGAAFDGVAVTYAQVSMKPLLHRARTEAGKTLVILDEIHHAGDSLTWGDGVSEAFDPATRRLALTGTPFRSDTSPIPFVEYEEDAQGIRRSRADHAYGYSDALRDGVVRPVMFLAYSGAMRWRTSAGDEVAARLGEPLTKDMIGQAWRTALNPQGSWIPSVLQAADKRLTEVRRGVPDAGAMVIATDQETARAYAGTLKEITGESPTVVLSDEDGASEKIESFSAGDSRWMVAVRMVSEGVDVPRLAVGVYATSTSTPLFFAQAIGRFVRVRKRGETASVFLPSVPVLLDLAAQMEVERDHALDKPKKEGDEDEYPEEDLLAEANREEKASGELEKMPFEALESQATFDRVLFDKQEFGTHAEIGSEDEQDFLGIPGLLEPDQVTTLLRQRQADQLARNKNKPAPVETQEVSGHRQITALRKELHSLVGAWSRRTGQPHGVVHSNVRDACGGPEVPKASAEQLQERIATLRRWFVGQK, encoded by the coding sequence GTGACCCCCGGCAGCAACACGGCATCGCTCTTCGACACTCCGGGCCCGGCCCACGCCAGCTCGTCGGCTGCCTCGCAGCTTCCCCCGGCGTTCCCCAACCGTGCGGCCTGGGGCACCTCGTCCAAGCTGCGTGCCTGGCAGCAGGCGGCGCTGGACAAGTACCTCACCACCCAGCCTCGGGACTTCCTCGCGGTCGCCACGCCGGGCGCCGGCAAGACCACCTTCGCCCTGCGCATCGCCACCGAGCTGCTCCAGCGGCGCATCGTGCAGCGGGTCACCGTGGTCTGCCCCACCGAGCACCTGAAGCGGCAGTGGGCCGACGCCGCCGAGCGGGTCGGCATCCACCTCGACCCGAACTACAGCAACGCCCAGGGTGCGCACGGCGCCGCGTTCGACGGGGTCGCCGTCACCTACGCGCAGGTCTCGATGAAGCCGCTGCTGCACCGAGCGCGCACCGAGGCCGGCAAGACCCTGGTCATCCTCGACGAGATCCACCACGCCGGTGACTCGCTCACCTGGGGCGACGGGGTGTCCGAGGCGTTCGACCCGGCCACCCGGCGGCTGGCGCTGACCGGTACCCCGTTCCGGTCCGACACCAGCCCGATCCCGTTCGTGGAGTACGAGGAAGACGCGCAGGGCATTCGCCGCTCGCGGGCCGACCACGCCTACGGCTACTCCGACGCGCTGCGTGACGGCGTGGTGCGGCCGGTGATGTTCCTGGCCTACTCGGGTGCCATGCGCTGGCGCACCAGCGCCGGTGACGAGGTGGCGGCGCGGCTCGGCGAGCCGCTCACCAAAGACATGATCGGCCAGGCCTGGCGCACCGCGCTGAATCCACAGGGGTCCTGGATCCCGTCCGTGCTCCAGGCGGCCGACAAGCGGCTCACCGAGGTGCGGCGCGGGGTGCCCGACGCCGGGGCGATGGTGATCGCCACCGACCAGGAGACCGCCCGGGCCTACGCCGGCACGCTGAAGGAGATCACCGGCGAGTCGCCGACCGTCGTGCTCTCCGACGAAGACGGCGCCTCGGAGAAGATCGAGTCGTTCTCGGCCGGTGACTCGCGCTGGATGGTCGCGGTCCGCATGGTGTCCGAGGGCGTCGACGTGCCCCGCCTGGCGGTCGGGGTGTATGCCACCTCGACCAGCACGCCGCTGTTCTTCGCCCAGGCCATCGGCCGTTTCGTGCGGGTGCGCAAGCGCGGTGAGACAGCGTCGGTGTTCCTGCCCAGCGTGCCGGTGCTGCTCGACCTGGCCGCGCAGATGGAGGTGGAGCGCGACCACGCCCTCGACAAGCCCAAGAAGGAGGGCGACGAGGACGAGTACCCGGAGGAGGACCTGCTCGCCGAGGCCAACCGCGAGGAGAAGGCCTCCGGCGAGCTGGAGAAGATGCCGTTCGAGGCGCTGGAGTCCCAGGCCACGTTCGACCGGGTGCTCTTCGACAAGCAGGAGTTCGGCACCCACGCCGAGATCGGCAGCGAGGACGAGCAGGACTTCCTCGGCATTCCCGGTCTGCTCGAACCCGACCAGGTCACCACGCTGCTGCGGCAGCGGCAGGCCGATCAGCTGGCCCGCAACAAGAACAAGCCGGCGCCGGTGGAGACCCAGGAGGTGTCCGGGCACCGGCAGATCACCGCGCTGCGCAAAGAACTGCACAGCCTGGTGGGGGCGTGGTCGCGCCGCACCGGGCAGCCGCACGGCGTGGTGCACTCGAACGTGCGCGACGCCTGTGGCGGTCCCGAGGTGCCCAAGGCCAGTGCGGAGCAGTTGCAGGAACGCATCGCCACGTTGCGCCGGTGGTTCGTGGGGCAGAAGTAG
- a CDS encoding MFS transporter produces MPQHDAAPASLSPYLTTISGIVTLITLIAFEAVAVSTAMPVITRELDAVRQIGFGSSVFIAAQLLGVVLAGSWCDISGTRWPVRTGLMLFGAGQLICGLAPVFGVLLAGRALAGGGAGLLVVAMYVVIADVFPGEVRPRVFSFVSAAWVVPGIVGPALAGWLAENVTWRLVFLLVVPLAVPPALALLPKLRSAGGSSEQTGVSRAQLRTRALCGVAATAGVLTLQWGLGRVGAAVGTAWALAAAGVVLGLVLVVAGVRPLVPSGTLLLRRGLPTVIAMRGLFAGMFIGTESFIPLMLISQHGFPADRAGLALTGGILGWTIGTYIQARPSLRLPRHLFFVIGASIIGVSLLGLTLLIRPPASGWLVLPLWVFCAVGMGLAMASTSVLTLGYSEAGQEGRNSSALQLSDALGSALGIGLTGAAFAAWHDPVGGDAALFTIMWLAAGGFALLVALAGFRARPVPA; encoded by the coding sequence GTGCCGCAGCACGACGCTGCGCCGGCCTCGCTCTCGCCGTACCTGACCACCATCTCCGGCATCGTCACGCTGATCACCCTGATCGCGTTCGAGGCCGTCGCGGTGTCCACGGCGATGCCGGTGATCACCCGGGAACTAGACGCGGTGCGGCAGATCGGTTTCGGTTCGTCCGTCTTCATCGCGGCCCAGTTGCTCGGCGTGGTGCTGGCCGGCAGCTGGTGCGACATCTCCGGCACCCGATGGCCGGTGCGCACCGGGCTGATGCTGTTCGGTGCCGGCCAGCTGATCTGCGGCCTGGCACCGGTGTTCGGTGTGCTGCTGGCCGGCCGGGCGCTGGCCGGCGGCGGCGCGGGGCTGCTGGTGGTCGCGATGTACGTGGTGATCGCCGACGTGTTCCCCGGCGAGGTGCGTCCCCGCGTCTTCTCGTTCGTCTCCGCGGCCTGGGTGGTGCCCGGCATCGTCGGCCCGGCGCTGGCCGGCTGGCTGGCCGAGAACGTCACCTGGCGGCTGGTGTTCCTGCTGGTCGTGCCGCTCGCCGTGCCGCCCGCCCTGGCCCTGCTGCCGAAACTGCGCTCTGCCGGCGGCTCGTCGGAGCAGACCGGCGTCAGCCGCGCCCAGCTGCGCACGCGGGCGCTGTGCGGTGTGGCCGCCACCGCCGGGGTGCTCACCCTCCAGTGGGGGCTGGGCCGGGTCGGCGCGGCCGTGGGCACCGCCTGGGCGCTCGCCGCCGCCGGTGTGGTGCTGGGCCTGGTCCTGGTGGTCGCGGGGGTGCGGCCGCTGGTGCCGTCGGGCACCCTCCTGCTGCGTCGTGGCCTGCCCACCGTGATCGCCATGCGCGGCCTGTTCGCCGGGATGTTCATCGGCACCGAGTCGTTCATCCCGCTGATGCTGATCAGCCAGCACGGTTTCCCGGCCGACCGGGCCGGCCTGGCGCTGACCGGGGGCATCCTCGGCTGGACCATCGGCACGTACATCCAGGCCCGGCCCTCGCTGCGGCTGCCCCGGCACCTGTTCTTCGTGATCGGCGCGTCGATCATCGGCGTCTCGCTGCTCGGCCTGACCCTGCTGATCCGCCCGCCCGCCTCGGGCTGGCTGGTGCTGCCGCTGTGGGTGTTCTGCGCGGTCGGGATGGGTCTGGCGATGGCCAGCACCAGCGTGCTCACCCTGGGCTACAGCGAGGCCGGTCAGGAGGGCCGCAACTCCTCCGCGCTCCAGCTGTCCGACGCGCTCGGCTCGGCGCTGGGCATCGGGCTCACCGGCGCGGCGTTCGCGGCCTGGCACGACCCGGTCGGCGGCGACGCCGCGCTGTTCACGATCATGTGGCTCGCCGCAGGCGGTTTCGCGTTGCTGGTGGCCCTGGCCGGGTTCCGCGCGCGGCCCGTCCCGGCCTGA
- a CDS encoding DUF3039 domain-containing protein, with amino-acid sequence MSTPYPEPQLDPLSSPDGGTTGLLEREHVEQEVEPGDHERFAHYVRKEKVLESALSGDPVVALCGKVWVPGRDPKKFPVCPSCKEIYEGLKGGGDDKDKGGK; translated from the coding sequence ATGAGCACGCCCTACCCGGAACCCCAGCTGGACCCGCTGTCCTCCCCGGACGGCGGCACCACCGGCCTTCTCGAGCGCGAGCACGTCGAGCAGGAGGTGGAGCCCGGCGACCACGAGCGGTTCGCGCACTACGTCCGCAAGGAGAAGGTGCTCGAGTCGGCGCTGTCCGGCGACCCCGTCGTCGCCCTGTGCGGCAAGGTCTGGGTTCCCGGTCGTGATCCGAAGAAGTTCCCGGTCTGCCCCAGCTGCAAGGAGATCTACGAAGGTCTCAAGGGTGGCGGCGACGACAAGGACAAGGGCGGCAAGTAA
- a CDS encoding YqgE/AlgH family protein: MPIRTRRLSGSLLVASPTLEDENFRRTVILMLDHGDDGALGLVVNRPMEVDVSSVLPAWQPHTTAPGRLFQGGPVQLDSALGLVAMPGHGQEPVGVRLLIGSIGLVDLDAPPEVIVPGLAGLRIFAGYAGWAAGQLEGEISEGAWFVVDSEPRDAFTDHPERLWGEVLRRQRGELALVSTYPDDPTMN; this comes from the coding sequence ATGCCCATCCGGACCCGTCGGCTGAGCGGCAGCCTCCTCGTCGCGAGCCCGACGCTGGAGGACGAGAACTTCCGCCGCACGGTCATCCTCATGCTCGACCACGGTGACGACGGCGCGCTCGGGCTCGTGGTGAACCGCCCCATGGAGGTTGACGTCTCGTCGGTGCTGCCGGCCTGGCAGCCACACACCACCGCACCGGGGCGGTTGTTCCAGGGCGGGCCGGTGCAGCTCGACTCGGCCCTCGGGCTGGTCGCGATGCCGGGACACGGCCAGGAGCCGGTCGGGGTGCGGCTGCTGATCGGCTCGATCGGGCTGGTCGACCTGGACGCCCCGCCGGAGGTGATCGTGCCCGGGCTGGCCGGACTGCGGATCTTCGCCGGGTACGCCGGCTGGGCCGCCGGGCAGCTGGAGGGCGAGATCTCCGAGGGGGCCTGGTTCGTGGTCGACTCCGAGCCGCGGGACGCCTTCACCGACCACCCGGAACGGCTGTGGGGCGAGGTGCTGCGTCGGCAGCGCGGCGAACTGGCGCTGGTGTCCACCTATCCGGACGACCCGACGATGAACTGA
- a CDS encoding VanZ family protein: MSTRTTTTGPARLAPWPAVAFALAVVVHLVVLYLPRAPSTGGVPIDKPVHFAIFGAVLLTAAWAGLRVRPVALVLAGHAVVSELLQHFVLPNRSGDPADVVADLLGVIVAVGIVTRFPWRRA, translated from the coding sequence GTGAGCACCCGGACCACCACCACCGGCCCGGCCCGCCTGGCGCCGTGGCCGGCGGTGGCGTTCGCGCTCGCCGTCGTCGTCCATCTGGTGGTTCTGTACCTGCCCCGGGCGCCCTCGACCGGGGGCGTCCCGATCGACAAGCCGGTGCACTTCGCGATCTTCGGCGCCGTGCTGCTGACGGCGGCGTGGGCCGGGCTGCGGGTGCGGCCGGTCGCGCTGGTGCTCGCCGGGCACGCGGTGGTGAGTGAGTTGCTCCAGCACTTCGTGCTGCCGAACCGCTCGGGCGATCCGGCCGACGTGGTGGCCGATCTGCTCGGTGTGATCGTCGCTGTGGGCATCGTCACACGGTTTCCGTGGCGTCGTGCCTGA
- a CDS encoding NAD-dependent malic enzyme produces MPSAPSVSSSITVRLELPARSTAVSELTHAIEHAGAIVTALDVTASGVDRLQVDVTCATRGGDHVPEVIASLRALAGVTIGKVSDRTFLMHLGGKLRIESKVPIRNRDDLSLVYTPGVARVCQAIAENPEDARRLTIKRNTVAVVTDGSAVLGLGNLGPLAAMPVMEGKAALFKRFADIDAFPICLDTQDVDEIVETVIRIAPVFAGINLEDIGAPRCFQVEERLREALDIPVFHDDQHGTAIVTLAALTNALKVVGKDIAQVKLVMSGAGAAGTAILKLLMAAGLQDVVVCDIDGVVHPARPGLPENLHWTAKNTNPRGITGSLKDALVGADVFVGVSAPGILTGADIATMAEGAVVFAMANPVPEVDPLEASQHATVVATGRSDFANQINNVLAFPGVFRGLLDAQSKTINTEMLLAAAYALAAVVTDSERNAAYIVPSVFHPEVSAVVAAAVHEAAVAVKA; encoded by the coding sequence ATGCCGAGCGCTCCCAGTGTTTCCTCCTCCATCACGGTCCGGCTGGAACTTCCGGCCCGGTCCACCGCGGTCAGTGAGCTCACTCACGCGATCGAGCACGCCGGTGCCATCGTCACCGCACTCGACGTGACCGCGTCCGGGGTGGACCGGCTCCAGGTCGACGTCACCTGCGCCACCCGCGGCGGCGACCACGTGCCCGAGGTGATCGCGTCGCTGCGCGCGCTGGCCGGGGTGACCATCGGCAAGGTCTCGGACCGCACCTTCCTGATGCACCTGGGCGGCAAGCTGCGCATCGAGTCCAAGGTGCCGATCCGCAACCGTGACGACCTCTCGCTGGTGTACACCCCCGGCGTGGCCCGGGTCTGCCAGGCGATCGCCGAGAACCCGGAAGACGCACGGCGTCTGACGATCAAGCGCAACACCGTCGCGGTGGTCACCGACGGCTCGGCGGTGCTCGGCCTGGGCAACCTCGGCCCGCTCGCCGCGATGCCGGTGATGGAGGGAAAGGCCGCGCTGTTCAAGCGGTTCGCCGACATCGACGCGTTCCCGATCTGCCTGGACACGCAGGACGTCGACGAGATCGTCGAGACGGTCATCCGGATCGCCCCGGTGTTCGCGGGCATCAACCTCGAAGACATCGGCGCCCCGCGCTGCTTCCAGGTGGAGGAGCGGCTGCGTGAGGCCCTCGACATCCCGGTGTTCCACGACGACCAGCACGGCACCGCCATCGTCACGCTGGCGGCGCTGACCAACGCGCTGAAGGTGGTCGGGAAAGACATCGCCCAGGTGAAACTGGTGATGTCCGGGGCCGGTGCGGCCGGCACCGCCATCCTCAAGCTGCTGATGGCCGCGGGCCTGCAAGACGTGGTGGTCTGCGACATCGACGGCGTGGTGCACCCGGCCCGCCCGGGACTGCCCGAGAACCTGCACTGGACCGCGAAGAACACCAACCCGCGCGGTATCACGGGCTCGCTGAAAGACGCGCTGGTGGGCGCCGACGTGTTCGTCGGGGTCTCCGCGCCGGGCATCCTGACCGGCGCCGACATCGCGACGATGGCCGAGGGCGCGGTGGTGTTCGCGATGGCCAACCCGGTGCCCGAGGTGGACCCGCTGGAGGCCTCGCAGCACGCCACCGTGGTGGCCACCGGCCGCAGCGACTTCGCCAACCAGATCAACAACGTGCTGGCCTTCCCCGGCGTCTTCCGCGGCCTGCTCGACGCCCAGTCCAAGACCATCAACACCGAGATGCTGCTGGCCGCGGCCTACGCCCTGGCCGCCGTGGTGACCGACTCCGAGCGCAACGCCGCCTACATCGTGCCGAGTGTGTTCCACCCGGAGGTGAGCGCCGTGGTCGCCGCGGCCGTTCACGAGGCCGCGGTGGCCGTCAAGGCGTGA
- a CDS encoding putative bifunctional diguanylate cyclase/phosphodiesterase — protein MTQSDLNQNRGLRLAPPALGVPALSPVGARPAGPAVVPSDVIGSLLRILPDAVIGLDRFDLVTHWNEAAERTYGISAAEAIGRRWSDLVDTVHAEGDASTARRQLQVQGRWQGLVRQVSRSGKVVEIESTVAALYDQAGGPRGVVAVNRELGPGGSGASDDTDLTHRATHDSLTGLPNRTVLMEELASSLIWLEAGTATGVGAGAGGPGQRRRLAVLFCDLDGFKDINDGLGHAVGDQVLVAVAQRLRRRCRSADLVARFGGDEFVVVMAVDGVNDAIAMATRIIEVLDTPIVIGDAEVSPGVSVGITVADTVPAGDDPVASLLHDADTAMYHAKGRGRGRYELFDANLRDNVEERLELATAMRRAVGDGELELVYQSRRTCGDRRVTGVEALLRWRHPELGVLGPEVFLSIAERTGRIVELGDWVLRQSLADLAELPDPQLALAVNVSAKQLVSGRLTRSVARALAESGVAPERLVLEVTETAFSDDPAAARRVLHELKALGVVIALDDFGTGWSSLQYLCGLPVDVLKVDRSFVADLPAGTAAGAVVSSVLGLGHGMGLLVVAEGVETPTTLDLLRRMGCDEYQGFIDGEPGDLIDILRR, from the coding sequence GTGACGCAATCCGATCTGAATCAGAACCGAGGGCTGCGGTTGGCGCCCCCGGCGCTCGGTGTGCCCGCCCTGTCTCCGGTGGGCGCGCGTCCGGCCGGTCCGGCCGTGGTCCCCTCCGACGTGATCGGCTCGCTGCTACGCATCCTGCCCGACGCGGTGATCGGGCTCGACCGGTTCGATCTGGTCACGCACTGGAACGAGGCCGCCGAGCGTACCTACGGGATCAGCGCGGCCGAGGCGATCGGGCGGCGCTGGTCCGACCTGGTCGACACCGTGCACGCCGAGGGCGACGCCTCCACGGCCCGGCGGCAGCTCCAGGTGCAGGGACGCTGGCAGGGGCTGGTGCGGCAGGTCAGCCGCTCGGGCAAGGTGGTCGAGATCGAGTCCACCGTGGCCGCCCTCTACGACCAGGCCGGTGGCCCGCGTGGTGTCGTGGCCGTCAACCGTGAGCTCGGCCCCGGCGGGTCCGGCGCGAGCGATGACACCGACCTCACGCACCGTGCCACCCACGACTCGCTGACCGGCCTGCCGAACCGCACCGTGCTGATGGAGGAACTCGCATCCTCGCTGATCTGGCTCGAGGCGGGCACGGCGACCGGGGTCGGGGCCGGGGCGGGCGGGCCGGGGCAGCGTCGTCGCCTGGCCGTGTTGTTCTGCGACCTGGACGGGTTCAAGGACATCAACGACGGTCTCGGCCACGCGGTCGGCGACCAGGTGCTGGTGGCGGTGGCCCAGCGGCTGCGGCGCCGGTGCCGGTCGGCCGACCTGGTGGCCCGGTTCGGCGGTGACGAGTTCGTCGTGGTGATGGCCGTGGACGGGGTGAACGACGCGATCGCGATGGCCACCCGGATCATCGAGGTGCTCGACACGCCGATCGTGATCGGTGACGCCGAGGTGTCGCCCGGGGTCAGCGTGGGCATCACCGTGGCCGACACGGTGCCGGCCGGCGACGACCCGGTGGCCAGCCTGCTGCACGACGCCGACACCGCGATGTATCACGCCAAGGGCCGCGGTCGCGGGCGGTACGAGCTGTTCGACGCCAACCTGCGCGACAACGTGGAGGAACGGCTCGAGCTGGCCACCGCGATGCGCCGGGCGGTCGGCGACGGCGAGCTGGAGCTGGTCTACCAGAGCCGCCGCACCTGCGGCGACCGCCGGGTCACCGGGGTGGAGGCGCTGCTGCGCTGGCGCCACCCGGAACTCGGCGTGCTCGGGCCGGAGGTGTTCCTGTCGATCGCCGAGCGCACCGGGCGCATCGTCGAGCTCGGCGACTGGGTGCTGCGGCAGTCGCTGGCCGACCTCGCCGAACTGCCCGACCCGCAGCTCGCCCTGGCGGTCAACGTCTCGGCCAAGCAACTGGTCAGCGGGCGGCTCACGCGCAGCGTCGCACGGGCCCTGGCGGAGTCCGGGGTGGCACCGGAACGGCTCGTGCTGGAGGTCACCGAGACCGCGTTCTCCGACGACCCGGCCGCCGCGCGGCGGGTGCTGCACGAACTCAAGGCGCTGGGGGTGGTGATCGCCCTCGACGACTTCGGCACCGGCTGGTCGTCGTTGCAGTACCTGTGCGGTCTGCCGGTCGACGTGCTCAAGGTGGACCGCTCGTTCGTGGCCGACCTGCCCGCGGGAACCGCTGCGGGAGCCGTGGTGTCGTCGGTGCTGGGGCTCGGCCACGGCATGGGCCTGCTGGTCGTGGCCGAGGGCGTGGAGACCCCGACCACCCTTGACCTGCTGCGTCGGATGGGTTGTGACGAGTACCAGGGATTCATCGACGGCGAGCCGGGCGACCTGATCGACATCCTTCGCCGGTAA